In the genome of Microcoleus vaginatus PCC 9802, the window CGGCAGATTTTGGCGCTAATCTCGGTGGCGCCGACCAGTCGAAAGTAGTAGATGCTTTGGTTAAGGTCTTTTCCTGTGCTGGATATTTCCAGATGAAGGGCGAAGTAGCAGTTGTGCTGGGTTTGCCGTTTTATTCGCAGGATCAGTTTGAGAAGGAAAAGGAAGAGATTATCAGCCAACTGCGCTCTCCCCACGTTGTGGTGTACCGGGGCGAGCGTGTGGATATTAACATCAGTCACGTTTGGGTGATGCCGGAAGGGTTCGGCAGCCTAATTTGGTGTGAGGCTCAAGATAACAAGGAGTTTACGCCGGAGTTGCCCGAACTGTCGGTGGCTGTTGTTGATATCGGACACCAAACTACCGATTTGTTAATGGTCGATCGTTTCCGGTTCGCCCGGGCGGCTTCTAAGAGCGATTCCTTCGCAATGAACAAGTTCTACGAACAAGTTGCCTCAAAGATTCCGGGAGCAGACCCTCAATCGCTGTCTTTACTGGAAGCGGTGAATAAACCCGAGGGCCAGCGTTTTTACCGTCCCAGAGGAGCGACTAAGCCGACTAATTTAGATCCGATTATTAAGGATTTGCGGGAGGCTTTCGCTAACGAACTGTCCGAACGTTTGGTGCAGTGGCTGCCGGAACGTGTGACGGATGTGGTTCTGACTGGCGGGGGCGGCGAGTTTTTCTGGGAGGTTTTGCAACCTTTGCTTAAAGACGCCAATCTTAAGGCTCACTTGGCTCAGCCTTCCCGGAAAGCTAATGCTTTGGGACAGTTTATTTATGCTGAGGCTCAGCTAGCCACGATAAAGTAACGCATTAAGGCTTGAACCCTATGGCACTGTGGGCAAAAAATAAGGCGAATTTCTCGGTGGCGTTTACGGAAGATGCTGCGGATCAAACTTTGCTGGCCGCTATTGAAAAAGAGTTGGCTTTCACGAAGTATCAGACTTTCAGCAATCTCTGCAAGCAGGCTTTGTGGCAGTTTTTGTCTGTATCTGAGTCTGCTAGCTCTACACAGAGCTTTCAGCGGTTGGAACAGCGTATTGCTGAACTTGCGGTCAAATTTGCTGAGTTTGAGCACAATGTTTCGGCAGAGGAATTAAGCCGTTTGGAGGGACTGGAACATCACCTGAGTCAACTCAGCGCGCAGTTGGATCAGTTGCAGGGGAGTGTTAACAGTAAGTTTGCTCAAGTTTCTTTTGCCCAAGTTTCAAAAGTAGTAGAGCCTGGCCCGATTGAGTCTGAATCTGTGGCGGATGATAATGTGGTATCTGATGCTGAAGTTGCTCCTCCTCGGAATTCCGATCCTTTGCTGGAGCGTTTAAGTTCTTTGTTACCCCAAGATTTCTAAAATGAGGTAGACCCAGGCTTAAAAGCCTTGAGATGTAATGTTAGTGGCCCGCTGTTGGCAGCCGGTACTGAATACAGAAACAAAGCGATCGCTCTTTTGAAAAAAAAGGGCGATCGCTTTGTTATTGCCGATTTTAGATTTTAGATTTACTCATTTTTGTCTATACCATTCCCATTATTCGATTAATCCTAATTTTTGTAATCGCGAACGAATGGCACTAGGCTGTCGCTGAAATCTCTGAGCTAATTCGTCAATTTGTTGACCGCTAGCATATTCCTTCTTCAAATTTTCGTCTTCATCCTGACTCCACTTGACATAAGCTCTGGGATATTTCTGGCGAATTTTCTCATTCTGGGTTTTAGGTCGATAACCATTCTTTTGATCGGCATTCAAACCAGAACCAAACTGTGGGTTAATTTCCCCACCGCGACTAGCTAGCGCCTCTTCCACGCGGTTGGGAATGACAGCAATTTCTTCTGAGAGCTCAGCCAAAGCATTCTCTACTTTTTGCTGAAGTTCTGTTAGCTGCCGCTGCTGCAAACTGCCCCACTGCGGCAGTTCGTTGATAAACTGCTGCAAGTCCAGAATTATTGTTGTCAAAGTTTCGACTTGTTGCAACTCCGGTCGCTGTTTGAATTGGCGGCTGGTGAGTTCGATCTCGCTTTGAATCATTTTAATAGTTTTTTCTAAAATTATTAGTCGCTGGCGCAGGTTCTCAATTGCTGAAATTAGAGAGTGTACATTTTCTCCAGGCCCAACATTGAGATTTTCGCGAGATGTTTGAGCAAGAGCTTCGTCTAAAGCATTTACAGCAAGTTGCAATTGCTCGATTGCGCGATCGGTAGTAGCTGCTTGTTGATTGACGCGATCGAACGTGGCCGCCGTACTTGCTTTAACTTGCCCGTGCAGCTTCTGCCGGTTCA includes:
- a CDS encoding ParM/StbA family protein, with the translated sequence MTTRQLVPNSAMLTQQTKVASNNKSIISADLGRTATKACVSRNPSSVVFIPANVATMPVEKVRGGSFESKATDPLLDMWLEYQGKGYAIGQLAADFGANLGGADQSKVVDALVKVFSCAGYFQMKGEVAVVLGLPFYSQDQFEKEKEEIISQLRSPHVVVYRGERVDINISHVWVMPEGFGSLIWCEAQDNKEFTPELPELSVAVVDIGHQTTDLLMVDRFRFARAASKSDSFAMNKFYEQVASKIPGADPQSLSLLEAVNKPEGQRFYRPRGATKPTNLDPIIKDLREAFANELSERLVQWLPERVTDVVLTGGGGEFFWEVLQPLLKDANLKAHLAQPSRKANALGQFIYAEAQLATIK